Proteins encoded within one genomic window of Pararhizobium capsulatum DSM 1112:
- a CDS encoding aminotransferase class I/II-fold pyridoxal phosphate-dependent enzyme, with the protein MTEGSMRDFALEAYMSKWEFVARYNLTGSDAESLRLPDLIAMADDAERDEFDNLSLSYTQTYGAPALRAEISRTYDTVAPDDVICFAGAEEGIYIAMKVLLTPADHAIVITPNYQAAETIPLSICAVSGVALDMENGWSLDIDKVKAAIRPNTKLISINFPNNPTGKILPREIFDALVALCRQHGIWLFSDEVYRLIERAPELRLPQAVDTYERGLSLNVMSKAYGLPGLRIGWIACKDRDLLQRFERYKHYLSICNSAPSEVLARIALRNREIILARTRGIVRSNIVLLNDFFADFPHLFDWKEPDGGCVAFIRYKGPEGVEAFTQRLVEEAGVFFLPSSVYRSELGPVPQNCLRIGFGHLDLQEGLAALRGFLMRNDPQ; encoded by the coding sequence ATGACCGAGGGATCGATGCGTGATTTTGCACTTGAAGCCTATATGTCGAAATGGGAGTTCGTCGCCCGATACAATCTCACCGGCTCCGACGCCGAAAGCCTCCGTCTGCCCGATCTCATCGCAATGGCCGATGATGCCGAGCGCGATGAATTCGACAATCTCAGCCTGAGCTACACCCAGACTTATGGGGCACCGGCGTTGAGAGCCGAAATCAGCCGGACCTACGACACGGTCGCGCCGGATGATGTCATCTGCTTCGCCGGAGCAGAAGAAGGCATCTACATCGCCATGAAGGTGCTGCTGACGCCCGCAGACCACGCGATCGTCATCACGCCCAATTACCAGGCGGCCGAGACGATTCCGCTTTCCATCTGCGCCGTTAGCGGCGTGGCGCTTGATATGGAGAACGGCTGGTCGCTCGATATCGACAAAGTGAAGGCGGCGATCCGCCCCAACACCAAACTGATTTCGATCAACTTCCCGAACAACCCCACCGGCAAGATTCTGCCGCGCGAGATCTTCGATGCACTGGTGGCGCTTTGCCGCCAGCATGGTATCTGGCTTTTCAGCGACGAGGTCTACCGGCTGATCGAGCGCGCACCGGAGTTGCGCCTGCCGCAGGCTGTCGATACCTATGAGCGCGGCCTTTCGCTCAATGTCATGTCAAAGGCCTATGGCTTGCCGGGCCTGCGGATCGGCTGGATCGCGTGCAAGGACCGGGATCTGTTGCAGCGTTTCGAGCGCTACAAGCACTACCTCTCGATCTGCAACTCTGCGCCTTCGGAAGTCCTCGCCCGGATCGCGTTGCGCAATCGCGAGATCATCCTTGCCCGCACCCGCGGCATCGTCCGCAGCAATATCGTCCTTCTCAATGATTTCTTCGCCGACTTCCCTCACCTTTTTGACTGGAAAGAGCCAGATGGCGGCTGCGTCGCCTTCATTCGTTACAAGGGACCGGAGGGTGTCGAGGCATTTACGCAGAGGCTTGTCGAGGAAGCGGGTGTCTTCTTCCTGCCATCGAGCGTCTACCGCTCGGAACTCGGCCCCGTGCCGCAAAACTGCCTGCGCATCGGCTTCGGCCATCTTGATCTTCAGGAAGGCCTTGCGGCGCTTCGGGGCTTTCTCATGCGCAACGACCCGCAATAA
- a CDS encoding helix-turn-helix transcriptional regulator, with protein sequence MTSPIHAYIPLADAIARLFFPHVEVVLHDLETGSIAHIANSYSKRRPGDASLTDDGIGADADADIIGPYAKRNWDGRRLKSITCVLKGTDGKAIGLFCINQDIETFAALGDQLKALVALPDAAPATSPLMAGDWRETINNAIGEHLSSRSTTLAGLTSGDIDDLLMLLEARGIFEIRKAVPHVAEILRLSRATIYNRLSAARSRAQASGDTE encoded by the coding sequence ATGACGAGCCCGATCCATGCCTATATCCCGCTTGCAGACGCCATTGCGCGGCTGTTTTTTCCCCATGTCGAAGTGGTCCTTCACGACCTTGAGACGGGATCGATTGCCCATATCGCCAACAGCTATTCGAAACGACGGCCCGGCGACGCATCGCTGACGGATGACGGGATCGGCGCCGACGCGGATGCCGATATCATCGGCCCCTATGCCAAACGCAATTGGGACGGGCGACGGCTGAAGTCGATCACTTGCGTCCTGAAGGGCACGGACGGCAAGGCCATCGGGTTGTTCTGCATCAACCAGGATATCGAGACCTTTGCCGCGCTCGGCGATCAGCTCAAAGCCCTTGTCGCCTTGCCGGATGCAGCACCGGCCACTTCTCCCCTCATGGCGGGAGACTGGCGCGAGACGATCAACAATGCGATCGGAGAACATCTGTCTTCCCGCAGCACCACGCTTGCCGGCCTCACCAGCGGCGATATCGACGATCTGCTGATGCTCCTTGAGGCACGCGGCATCTTCGAAATCCGCAAGGCGGTTCCCCATGTTGCCGAAATCCTGCGCCTGTCGCGCGCAACTATCTACAATCGCCTTTCCGCTGCCCGCAGCCGGGCCCAAGCTTCAGGAGATACCGAATGA
- a CDS encoding sulfate transporter family protein encodes MIFDVARLAFSNLFAPETRSVLWKVIGLTLLVLVGLWLALRETFLYFALPFIDQWMPGTPDWAGWLTFVIGLFASLGLALGLALLMAPVTALIAGFFLDDVAEVVERRDYPADPTGRALPLGEAMLSTVKFLGVVIVGNLCALFLLLLPGINLIAFFVVNAYLLSREYFEFAAMRHLSPAAAREFRAKHSRAVLASGVIIAAFLAVPILNLATPLFAGAMMAHLYKKLAARDPTFSQAEEKVQGASRSN; translated from the coding sequence ATGATATTCGACGTGGCACGGCTTGCCTTTAGCAACCTCTTTGCACCTGAGACGCGCTCGGTTCTGTGGAAGGTGATCGGCCTGACGCTGCTGGTGCTTGTCGGGCTGTGGCTCGCTCTGCGTGAAACTTTCCTCTATTTCGCCCTGCCCTTCATCGATCAATGGATGCCGGGCACGCCGGATTGGGCCGGCTGGCTCACCTTCGTCATCGGCCTCTTCGCAAGCCTTGGTCTGGCACTCGGCCTAGCGCTCCTGATGGCGCCCGTCACCGCGCTGATTGCCGGCTTCTTTCTCGATGATGTCGCGGAGGTCGTCGAACGACGCGACTATCCGGCCGATCCAACCGGCAGGGCGCTGCCACTCGGCGAGGCGATGCTGTCGACCGTCAAATTTCTCGGCGTCGTCATCGTCGGCAACCTGTGCGCACTGTTTCTGCTCCTGCTACCGGGCATCAACCTCATCGCGTTTTTCGTCGTCAACGCCTACCTGCTCAGCCGCGAATATTTCGAATTCGCCGCAATGCGGCATCTGTCGCCGGCTGCGGCACGGGAATTCCGGGCCAAACATTCGCGCGCGGTTCTGGCCTCTGGCGTCATCATCGCCGCCTTCCTTGCCGTTCCGATCCTGAACCTTGCAACGCCGCTGTTTGCCGGCGCGATGATGGCGCATCTTTACAAGAAACTGGCTGCACGCGACCCGACGTTTTCTCAGGCTGAGGAAAAGGTTCAGGGCGCCTCGCGGTCAAATTAG
- a CDS encoding amidase, which translates to MAVNRSIASLSTLLQTSALDAVALTEAVLEKIAGYADRSVFTTLLPERARAEAQAAAGRIATGRSLGPLDGIPFAWKDLFDTKGSVTTAASAVMTDNAPAEADAAMVSALAVAGMVSIGRTNLSEFAFSGLGINPHFGTPKNAASTDVPRIPGGSSSGSAVAVAAGLVPAAMGTDTGGSVRIPAAFNGIVGYKSTRGRYSMKGVFPLATSLDSLGPLTRTVQDAVWIDAAMRGLTASPIMRGDLSGLKLVVAETVVFDDAEAGVVAAFEQALERLSAAGATITRRAFPVFSEVYALAARHGPLIAAEAYALHRERLQGPDAGRIDQRIAARIRLGEKIATSDYIAILAERQRLIAEFEASFAPDELVVHPTVPHVAPAIAPLDADQDLFVKTNLKTLRNTTIGNVLDGCGVSIPCGTGDAGMPVGFLLSGRRNADEQLLSAALAAEAVIRGEA; encoded by the coding sequence ATTGCCGTAAACCGGTCTATCGCGAGCCTCAGCACGCTTCTGCAGACGAGCGCATTGGACGCTGTCGCGCTGACGGAAGCGGTGCTGGAAAAAATAGCTGGCTATGCGGATCGTTCAGTTTTCACGACCCTTCTGCCGGAACGGGCGCGCGCCGAAGCGCAAGCCGCGGCAGGCCGGATTGCCACCGGCCGCTCGCTCGGGCCGCTCGACGGCATCCCCTTCGCCTGGAAGGATCTCTTCGATACCAAGGGAAGTGTGACGACGGCGGCCTCGGCCGTGATGACGGACAATGCGCCGGCAGAGGCGGATGCGGCCATGGTTTCGGCACTTGCCGTGGCTGGCATGGTCAGCATCGGCCGCACCAATCTCAGCGAATTCGCTTTCTCCGGCCTCGGCATCAATCCGCATTTCGGCACGCCGAAAAATGCGGCGTCGACCGATGTGCCGCGCATTCCCGGCGGCTCTTCTTCGGGATCGGCCGTCGCGGTTGCGGCGGGACTTGTGCCGGCTGCTATGGGCACGGATACCGGCGGCTCTGTCCGCATCCCTGCCGCCTTCAACGGTATTGTAGGCTACAAATCGACCCGCGGTCGCTATTCGATGAAGGGTGTCTTCCCGCTGGCGACAAGCCTCGATTCGCTCGGGCCACTGACCCGCACGGTGCAGGACGCCGTATGGATCGACGCTGCCATGCGCGGCCTGACCGCGTCGCCGATCATGCGCGGCGATCTCTCCGGGCTCAAGCTCGTCGTGGCCGAAACCGTGGTTTTCGACGATGCCGAAGCGGGTGTCGTGGCGGCATTCGAGCAAGCCCTGGAACGGCTTTCCGCTGCCGGCGCCACGATCACCCGGCGTGCATTTCCGGTCTTCTCCGAGGTCTATGCGCTCGCCGCCCGCCACGGGCCGCTGATTGCGGCCGAGGCCTACGCCCTGCATCGCGAACGGCTGCAAGGCCCCGACGCTGGCCGCATCGACCAACGCATCGCAGCCCGTATTCGCCTCGGAGAAAAGATCGCGACGTCGGACTACATAGCGATCCTGGCTGAACGCCAGCGGCTGATCGCCGAGTTTGAAGCCTCCTTCGCGCCTGACGAATTGGTTGTGCATCCGACCGTACCGCATGTGGCACCGGCGATCGCACCTCTTGATGCCGATCAGGATCTCTTCGTTAAGACCAACCTGAAAACCCTGCGCAACACCACGATCGGCAATGTGCTCGATGGCTGCGGTGTCTCCATTCCTTGCGGCACCGGTGATGCGGGTATGCCCGTCGGCTTCCTCCTTTCCGGTCGGCGCAACGCCGATGAGCAGTTGCTGTCAGCGGCGCTTGCCGCCGAAGCCGTCATTCGGGGTGAGGCATGA
- a CDS encoding ROK family protein: protein MIACFDIGGSAIKAAYAETPEQVVTLSREATPLQSFDEFVSVMGKAIHALPQKPTRAAVSITGVIDPDTQRITCANIPCIDDRRLSADLAERLGLPVLIANDADCFALAEAGLGAGRGHRIVLGAIFGTGIGGGLVVDGHLINAHGGFAGEWGHGPAVALRAGNPPVEIPHFDCGCGQRGCVDSVGAARGMERLHKLLHDVSLTSAEITSRWVEGDADAGRTIDVLVDLVSSPLALTINITGATIVPVGGGLSNVPALIETIDRTVRTRTLRRFERPLVVPGELRIEPGLIGAALLGLQAEGDTR, encoded by the coding sequence ATGATCGCCTGCTTCGATATCGGCGGCTCCGCAATCAAGGCCGCCTATGCCGAAACGCCGGAGCAGGTTGTGACGCTGTCACGCGAGGCGACGCCGCTGCAAAGCTTCGATGAATTCGTGTCGGTTATGGGGAAGGCCATCCACGCTCTGCCGCAAAAGCCAACGCGCGCGGCAGTTTCGATCACTGGCGTCATCGATCCGGACACGCAGAGGATCACCTGCGCCAATATCCCCTGCATCGATGATCGCAGGCTTTCTGCCGATCTTGCCGAACGGCTCGGTCTGCCGGTGTTGATCGCCAATGATGCCGATTGTTTCGCCCTGGCGGAAGCCGGGCTTGGCGCCGGCCGCGGTCACCGCATCGTGCTCGGGGCTATCTTCGGCACGGGCATCGGCGGCGGGCTGGTGGTCGATGGGCATCTGATCAATGCCCACGGCGGCTTTGCTGGCGAGTGGGGTCATGGTCCGGCCGTTGCGTTGCGCGCCGGCAATCCCCCCGTCGAGATCCCGCATTTCGACTGCGGATGCGGCCAGCGCGGGTGCGTCGATTCTGTCGGAGCGGCGCGCGGAATGGAGCGGTTGCACAAACTGCTGCACGATGTTTCGCTGACCAGCGCCGAGATCACGTCGCGATGGGTGGAGGGAGATGCCGATGCCGGCCGCACCATCGATGTGCTTGTCGATCTCGTCAGCTCGCCATTGGCGCTGACCATCAATATCACCGGCGCTACCATCGTCCCGGTCGGGGGCGGCCTTTCCAACGTTCCGGCACTGATCGAGACGATCGACCGAACAGTGAGGACGCGTACCTTGCGGCGCTTCGAACGACCGCTGGTCGTTCCGGGCGAGCTACGGATCGAGCCGGGCCTCATTGGTGCCGCGCTGCTCGGGCTTCAGGCGGAAGGGGATACGCGATGA
- a CDS encoding copper homeostasis protein CutC → MTGCRLEVCVDDATGVDAAVAGGADRIELCAALATGGLTPPPGLMAYAAQAPVPSYAMIRPRAGSFVFDAGEIDIMRWDIDAARTAGLAGVVLGANLPDGRLDAECLRQLAHHADSLGLTLHRAFDLVPDFRDAVDLAVDISCERILTSGGAKTALEGIETLAEIVEHAAGRISIMPGSGVSLANADLLRQRLGVTELHSSCSIVVREEDKRLVSLGFAGKSTRRTDAATVRALKESLRG, encoded by the coding sequence ATGACCGGATGTCGCCTCGAAGTCTGCGTCGATGATGCCACCGGTGTCGATGCCGCCGTTGCCGGCGGCGCCGATCGCATCGAGCTTTGCGCGGCACTCGCGACCGGCGGCCTGACGCCGCCGCCGGGCCTGATGGCCTATGCGGCGCAAGCCCCTGTCCCTTCCTACGCGATGATCCGCCCGCGAGCAGGCAGTTTCGTTTTCGATGCCGGCGAGATCGATATCATGCGATGGGATATTGATGCCGCCCGTACAGCGGGCCTTGCGGGTGTGGTGCTCGGGGCCAACCTGCCTGATGGGCGGCTGGACGCTGAATGCCTTCGGCAACTTGCCCACCACGCCGATAGCCTGGGGCTGACGCTGCACCGCGCCTTCGATCTCGTGCCGGATTTCCGCGATGCCGTCGATCTGGCAGTCGACATCAGCTGTGAGCGTATTCTGACCTCCGGCGGGGCGAAAACGGCGCTGGAAGGGATCGAGACGCTTGCCGAGATTGTTGAACACGCAGCCGGACGCATCTCGATCATGCCGGGTTCCGGTGTGTCGCTCGCCAATGCCGATCTCTTGCGGCAAAGGCTCGGCGTGACCGAACTGCATTCTTCCTGTTCGATTGTGGTGCGGGAAGAGGACAAGCGCCTGGTTTCGCTCGGCTTTGCCGGTAAAAGCACTCGTCGCACGGATGCGGCAACGGTTCGCGCCTTGAAGGAAAGCCTACGGGGATAA
- the nagA gene encoding N-acetylglucosamine-6-phosphate deacetylase: MSAQTAITGARVFDGDTWHNGKALLLDGGKVVDISDAAPPAGAGTIAADGKLIVPGFIDLQVNGGGGVLLNHQQDVDAIRQICAAHAKFGTTALLPTLITDTFEIRAKTIAAGIEAVKAGVPGFLGLHIEGPHLSVARKGVHDPSLIRPMEDADLQAMLACAGAFEGLMVTVAPENTTIEQVAALAKTGIIVSLGHTDVGYATIKAYAEAGARTVTHLFNAMSQLGNREPGVVGATLDLGSLYAGIIADGIHVDPASMRTALRAKQGPGRIFIVTDAMSTIGSDQTGFFLNGREIFRKDGRLALADGTLAGADIDMLSSIRFVHETLGIALDEALRMGSTYAAEAMRVDNHKGRLAAGYDADFVVLTEKLDMAATYIGGTCVYTA, translated from the coding sequence AGGTCGTCGATATCTCTGACGCCGCTCCACCCGCCGGAGCAGGGACGATCGCTGCCGACGGCAAGCTGATCGTACCCGGCTTTATCGACCTGCAGGTCAATGGCGGCGGCGGCGTGCTGCTCAACCATCAGCAGGATGTCGATGCGATCCGGCAGATTTGCGCAGCACACGCGAAATTCGGCACGACCGCGCTTCTGCCGACGCTGATCACCGATACGTTCGAAATCCGCGCGAAGACAATCGCAGCCGGCATCGAAGCGGTAAAAGCGGGTGTGCCGGGCTTTCTCGGCCTGCATATCGAAGGCCCGCATCTCTCCGTTGCCCGCAAGGGTGTGCATGATCCGTCGCTGATCCGCCCGATGGAAGATGCCGATCTTCAAGCCATGCTCGCCTGTGCTGGCGCTTTCGAAGGCCTGATGGTGACGGTTGCCCCGGAAAACACGACAATTGAACAGGTTGCAGCCCTCGCCAAGACCGGCATCATCGTCAGCCTCGGCCATACGGATGTTGGGTATGCGACGATCAAGGCCTATGCCGAAGCTGGCGCGCGCACGGTCACCCATCTTTTCAACGCAATGAGCCAGCTCGGCAATCGCGAACCCGGCGTGGTCGGGGCAACGCTCGATCTCGGCAGCCTCTATGCCGGCATCATCGCCGATGGCATCCATGTCGATCCCGCCAGCATGCGAACTGCTCTTCGCGCCAAACAAGGCCCTGGACGGATCTTCATCGTCACCGACGCCATGTCGACGATCGGTTCGGATCAGACCGGCTTTTTCTTGAATGGTCGCGAGATCTTCCGCAAGGACGGGCGACTGGCGCTTGCCGACGGCACGCTGGCCGGCGCCGATATCGATATGCTGTCGTCCATTCGTTTCGTGCACGAGACGCTCGGAATTGCATTGGACGAGGCGCTGCGCATGGGCTCAACCTATGCCGCCGAAGCCATGCGGGTGGATAACCACAAGGGCCGACTTGCTGCCGGCTACGACGCCGATTTCGTCGTTCTGACGGAGAAGCTCGATATGGCCGCCACCTATATCGGCGGGACGTGCGTCTATACGGCCTGA